From the genome of Phlebotomus papatasi isolate M1 chromosome 2, Ppap_2.1, whole genome shotgun sequence:
ggtgtgccggagccataaaggattattttaacaaacttgcttattttaaattttataaagtgttatTACAAAAACACATCATATTCTCTAATATGACAACTTATTATTCTAGTAACGAAAATTGACAAATAAAGCCCATTAAAACCTTTAAGTTAGGTAATCTCccaatttctttttcacattttgATTAAAGTTTCGCAATGTTTGCTATTTGttctgaatattatttttttacggTATGCACATGTATGCAAGTAAGCATATTTCTACCAAGAATTTCCCACAAGAATTGCTCGTAACAGCTGCTGCAAATTGGCAAATATTAGCAAAACGTAACATTCAGTGCTTTTTTATGTTAAAGgagaaaaaatgtaatttgtGCTGAAACAAATATGTATTTTATCtatgaagaaaattaaagagaagCCCAACCTATATAGAAGCTATGAATGCCAAAGTATCTTTGCGTTTTATCACTAAAATTGGAGCATCCTTCGAAATTGGAAACTTTCACACGTTCACTTGTTTGCTCTCCTTGCACATGAAACTTTCCCCGGGTTCTTTATCCTCCTCTCTGTGAATTGATATTGTTTTTACGAAACTGAAACACTCCTTATCGCCGAAAGTGTCCTTCAGTTGAAGTTTTTgcgttttggaataaatttgagaGGGGGCAGAGTGTTAATTttgtggtgttttttttttgtttttgccctTGTAGGGGTGTAGAAGCCAAACAGCCCAACTCTGCCATCAGAAAGTGCGTTCGTGTCCAATTAATTAAGAATGGCAAGAAAATTACGGCTTTCGTACCGCGAGACGGCAGTTTGAACTACATTGAGGAGAACGATGAAGTCCTAGTGGCTGGTTTCGGACGCAAAGGTCATGCCGTCGGTGACATTCCCGGTGTCCGTTTTAAGGTAAATGCATGCAATGATGAATTTATCTGTGGCAATCAGCTCAATTGACCTTATTTTGTGTTGACTTTCGCAGGTGGTTAAAGTGGCGAACGTGTCGCTCTTGGCGCTCTACAAAGAGAAGAAGGAACGACCACGATCCTAAGTAGATaggatcaaaatttattttcttatttattaagaaaagaaAGACGCGTTAATAAAGAAGAAGGTGGGAAGAAAAAGTAAATAGTATTTTTCTGTGTTGAAGGGGAGGATTTTCTCTTGCCAGAAATGTGTCATGGAAAATTGATGAATTGACACGTTTTCTTTTTACTTGAGGAATTCTTCAAGGACTTTTGCACGATGGTGAGTATTTATTTTGTTCTCTTGATATAAATTGCAGGATTTGCTGAAGACAGTTTTGTGCTATAAATATGAAGACTTTGAAAGGAAAAGCTATTCTTAAATGGTTTTGAGTTGGAGTCCTTTATTTTCCTTGATGAAATAATGGCTTCCTTCTCACCTCAAAAATTGCAGAATTTGTCGTTGCTTATTCTGATCTACATATTGTAAGTTTTTCATGAGAATACAGTTGATCAAAGTTTAATTCAAGTGTACGAAATtagtcattaaaattttaattagaatttacacagaaaaaaagaggtggcaaagcgtccgaggcttgcTTTGCGAACTGCTCGAATTACTGAGAAGGAGCTCTGTCTTATCTGTCCTTCGCAAGGTTTTTGGATGCATATAAGATTAATgtcgatttaaatttgtctataaatcatcaTTACGAAATTGAAAACGGTTCAATAAGAGGGTATTTTAAAGAAATggtaattcaaaaaatcataaatatttgaattaattatttggtcaaatcgggtgaaaattaggctcTTTTGCCCTTAAATAATTCAGGATGGCGATTTAACCGGTGAaaagtgtctaaggacgaaatattcagttTGAGTAACAACAAAATTATccgaaaatctttgaaaaacttatgcgaattttgaaaaaaaaaaccattgttGACGAATTTCAGCTGGTTAACAAACGAATGAAGGGGAAGGAGGAAAAATAAAGCGACTGGTCTTGATATAATGTCATTTTAGGAGGGTCATCGACGACCGGATATCGATATATCTTATTGTTTGAATTTTAGGTGGTTCAAAAGATcgaaaaaatgctaaaaaaaacacagtatttttaaaatagagctattaccgttactttcccgaaccatcaccgattatgaccgatgcagtcgggtttagaattacaaaatctttcaaaaaagtccaaatttaaccaaatcccttgaaaattaggccctccagggtggttgaaCTTTGGCCTTGAATAATTCAGGATGACGATTTTTCTGGTTTTTGAGATCAGTCAAAAAACCAAGTTAGTTCTCTGGAGAATGTTGACTTGAGATGGGGGGGGGAGGGGGAGGAGGACCCACCTAAGACCTGAAGTCAATGTCTCTTACCGTTTATAAGCCAGgatggtgagaagttgaaaaaaaaatggattgtggAAACAGCTCTTGTGAAGTTcgagaagtttaaaaaaaaagtcatacagtgcacgaaattcaaataggtatATCGAAATTGAAATAGATATGTGGGTGGTCGGTGGGTCGGATCAACTTAGTATTATTATGTCAAGAAGAGGTCTACCCAACATCCATTTTTATCGTAGTGACCCGCACTCATTGTCGCCCGTGCGTGCATACTGTCCGTTAATTCAATTTCCTGGtatgaaaaagtgcgaaattcaaaaaggtatttttatttttttaatgtttctaaAACCATTCTTTAATAAGAAATGGTTTATATTggcaataaaatgatcaaatctgtctttttattcaaattggAACCTTTCAAcagaaggaaaattttatttgaaaactagaATTTGTGATTGATAGAGGCCATAAGCTTTTATGTAATGAAAACAGCTTAATCAAAGTCTCTAGGGGAATTAGTGTAAAAGTGAAAGCTTTTACGAAGAGGATGAGTCGTTTGGGTAACATTATTTATCAATTCTTCAAGAAATAGTACTCCTAAGGGCGAAAATACTGCACTTTCAGAGGTAATACCATGTTATCTGATATGGAATTGGTACAAATTTATTGCGAAGCGGTGACTTTTACTTATAAAACTTCTCAAATACTGGAAGGATATTGTAGTACCAATCACTACATGTCGCATCCGACAAATCCTGATGACTACAAACTGCCTACAGTGAATAAAACCGCTAAAGGAACCACTACTTAAGAAGCACCATTTTTCCGCTCGAttgtttggcaaaaaaaataatttccatgGCAAATTTTGACGGATTGTTTATAACAATAAATTGACCTTTTTTCTTAtccgaaaaaataatattccgtCACTTGTCgtccaaaaaaatctattttttctaaattccaaTCGAGCGATAAATTTTGAACTAAGATTGCGCTATTAATCTTCCACAATACTGTATGCGAGGAAATCCCTCTTTGAGGAGAAATTTGGATACGCATGGGCAGAGAGTTGTTGGAAATACTTCCAGTGCTTTCTCCAAAGAAGTCTCCCTCGATGGGACTGAAAATGATGTTCCATCTGACACGGATGGTCAATTGAGTTGGGGCGACAAAAGTGACTACACAACGAAATTCTTTTCCTTCTTGTTGTTGCTGGTGAAAAGCCCTGCGAGGACCATTTAGTGAAGTGCAGTGCAGTTATCCTAATATTTCTTCCTTTTTCTCACACACTTTCACTTCTTTTCAAACTTTCTTCCAATCCGAATTTTCCTCATCTTACTTGTCATTCTGATGAAATTTCCCCGATGATTTTCTTATCTATCGGTATCTTTTATCAGTAAAGTTTTGTGTGATTCCTTTTGTGAGCTTCCATCACGCATTTTTTGTGTgtgcaaaaaaaagttgaatATCCTTAAAGAAGACGAGACGAGGGTTTAGTTTTGGGTTTTGTGTAGAGTTATCACTTGGTGGCTGTGATTTGAGAGCAAGGAGGTGGGCAAACGtatcaaaaaaaagagaaaagtaGAATGGCCTTAAATGCAAGTCCGGCACTTGGGGGTGCTCCAGCGGATCGGAGTGGAATCGAAATGGTGCCTTTGAAGAAACAAAATAGCCAATCTTCCATGTCATCGAAACAGTCGAAGCGTCCGGCAcagaaaaaattgcaattttccacCCCAGAATGCAGTGTCACGCCGATTTCCGCCATTCCCGGGAATAGGGTCATGCTGCCAGGGCGTAAAAGGTGAGAAGAACATGCAGCGGAAATCCTTTGAAAGTATATTTTCTATgggattctcttttttttctgtcatgTGGACAGAGAGGAAGCGATTGTGATGGCTAATCTGCGGAAGAGAGTGGCTGCTTGTGACCTGACCCGAAGACGTCTTCCAGGAGTTAGTGGTGTGGATGATATAAATGCCAATGAGTCCAATGGCGGACAAGGAGGGGTCACAGAACCCCTCCTGGACAATCGTCCACTGCTGCCTCTTCCCAAGGTATATGTGGCTCATTTTAAAGGTTCAAATACATTATCCGTCAAATCCTTATCATCATCACTGGTCACCGTTAAAAAATTATGCGGactttagattgaaaatttaatacaattagggtaaagtgaggtaattttgaaccatttacaatttgggacatttgagattttctcactgtttcagatgagcaaagagaaaaaaaggaccgctaaataaaagaaaaagacgatCAAGAAGAAATGGAagagcttttcttccttttgaatatcttaaacaatgaaaaaatctcaaatattctatattgtaaatggttccaaattacctaattttaccctacgtTTAAGTTTCTTGGGACAGAGAAGAACGGTTGACCTCCCCCTACACGATATTCAATTAATAAAACAAACATGAAATCAAAGATAAATCGAGAACTCTAAGTTCTAtttcctttaactctttcgtctcttttgggactgtagtacccaaagaagcatatgaatgttctgtgaaaaataatgttttttaattattcagaactgataaaaattctattcttgtggatgattacaaactataaggatgtccaaatgtaagatattttttgtaggacctcaattaattcctgatcttagatatttttgattaaaaaattgtgaaattggcttgcagcatatgctgcggtccggaaagagttaaggcatTTTCACCCGTGAAAAGCGCTTTTACTACCTTAAAATCCCTTTTCTTGAATCTTATGAgcttccaaaaaacaaaatcattaaatttggGATTAAAAATGgatctgtgatttttttttaagttttgcaGTACTATAGTAATGTGagggatcgttttccgaagagtgctacttaaacgcttgtttttagactgatgaaattcttttttacttcttttaaatccacagaattattcactgtttcattcagaaacataatataaaaataattatcaaaaatattaaagaaaatttataaaataatgataatactgaaataagtcagcatgcactaactgggtcgccttttcgctaattcacttttaattaaacctttggttttaaaatacttttttttcacaaggaaaaaacaataaatgttttcaatcaaccagccgtcattagcaaaaatatcactgactagaaaatttttagtgaagaacccagctggcacaagattgaaatgagtcgattacactcacttatttaatagataaaaatattatttttgctttttctcaaacttgaatagttatattactgtagtgactatattacggaaataaaaataaaaatattattttaagtggattaggcataaacgatccagatagcgaagcgcccggattagcacacttgactgtatatctaattttataaactttaaatgaatttttgcgAGGTATATTTGGCAAggattttgaacaaattttcttaaagaaagcTACAGTGTCATCTAAAAAACACTTCCAGCTAGGcaataaataatcaaaaagtcttgcaaaagtcgatgaataaaaaaaactaaatgtccaaaaaaaaatgtttcttccacaaattataccctttgagttcctctaacaaatagtccctgtgcgagaaaagtgggtcactcctggtcccagaattagatggccaaaaaagacgttgcaaaatgtgttttcttcgacataaatggttctggatgaccatggtttatccatagcagattaagtataccagattctaaaagctaatgaaccaagctttccaacaatagttcactcatccaattatattcatcaggagctgagatataccactccaaactttcaacctcttctactgacagaatatatgtgctcatctaatatgtCTAATATCTTTATCTATCTAATTGTGAACTTCATTTagccataatataatttaaaataaaaaaaaaaaatgtttcagaaaTACGAAgcgttcctctattcgaccactTTGATATCAGAGTGCCTCTACTCGATCGCCCagggttcctctactcgaccacccattttttttttaaaattaaataaaccacaGAACTATaatgtaattaatttaacttaGGCTTTCTTTACACTTCACGGATAAcacttaaaattaagaattcgttaaaataaaataggtaaGCACACTTTTAGGAATTGTTGCAAAATAGAacaatatttcagtgaaaaaaagcttcactttctATGGATTCGTCGACCGGtcgaattgtggaacatcataTTTGAAATACACCTTCaattttaaaactcaaaattaatatttaacttaatcaTAGAACTAAAAGTGATACACAGTAACATAGATAAAGTCCTGGACTTGCGATtagactaaaaatttaaattttctagtaATCTTTAAGGGTAATAAtcgaaataattccttaagaaaaaagtcaaggatATCAAGAAACATGTCATAATTTACTggaaaataacgaatttttatttaagaaattactTTCACGCTtcgcatttttattattttttcagtttttaatggtaaatttttacaaatttttaactgattcgtattatttataaaataattgacTCAATGACGTTAAAGCattcgctaaatattattgcaaaaataaataaattgaataaatatttccatcGGTCGACTTATGGAACCCAGGGTGGTCGAGTCGAGAGGTGGTCGActcgaggatactttaccttatcttgctgaaaatattataaaaaaatattataacaattaaatcaatcaattattttctaagcattaaaaaaacactgaaagattatttgttttattttatttatttttttttggtaatgagCTTTTAGGAAATCTACTTTGTTagatttcgaactttatcgacaaaaataTCTATAAAACGTTTTTAGTGattattttaagttaatttaattaaaaaggaCATTATTGGGCACAGGAATCTTCTCCATGTGTTTGTACGAAACTGCTCCTCAAGCACTTTCggaatatgaattaaaatttcagagtcgtcttacactgagaaaaatccgaagaagttaaaatgacattccggaaatgttaattttaccctgcagtattgatccaaaatcggtgtaaatattaccctttttaggtgtattaggggttaaagttaccctttttcatgttaattttacacttaaaaaggtgtaaaattaacattaaaaattgttgatatgtttttacaactaaaaagtgttaaagttctgaggaaaaaaagttaatcgcaccctctttttttctcagtgtaggattgATACCTTCAGTAATATAAAGGTTTCACTCCATTCTTTTCAAagagataagaagaatatgcaaaaattgaaactgtcCTGTCGTTAACTGCTTTACTCTCCCTTATTTAGACTAAATTTGTCAATTTTCTCGTTTTATCCATTGGATTTCTAAGCCTTTCGAATGAGTCGAAATTTGCCCCAGTCGGTTaagaaatatgttttaaaaattaattttgctgaactaaaaagcaaaaaaaa
Proteins encoded in this window:
- the LOC129802663 gene encoding 40S ribosomal protein S23, which produces MGKPRGLRTARKHVNHRRDQRWADKDYKKAHLGTRWKANPFGGASHAKGIVLEKVGVEAKQPNSAIRKCVRVQLIKNGKKITAFVPRDGSLNYIEENDEVLVAGFGRKGHAVGDIPGVRFKVVKVANVSLLALYKEKKERPRS